CCAAGCCAGTAAAGCCCCCCCTCAGGCACAGTCACGCCTTCAGTTATTCCCGAAGCCAGGGCCTCATCCACCGCATGTCGGTCATAGGCACTCAGCAGCACACGGTTGTTTGCGCCATCCAGCGCCATATCCTCAATACCCGTGATCCGCTCGCCGTCCGCCGAAACAACCGGCAGATGCGTACATTGCATGGGGCCGGCATGTCCGTGAAACGGCATGAAGGCGGCAGCAACAGCCAGCACAACGACGCGGCTACACGCTGTACCACTACTCCGCATTCAACCCGGGCCGCGTGTACTGTCCGCGTTGCAGGTACACGCCCAAACGCGCCTCCACCAATTTTGCGGATGTGTCGGAATAGTCAAACTTGTTTTTCCTGAAGCCTGACACAGACCGCAAATAAGCCTCGAAGCGCGGGCGCACCGCATCAAAGCCCGGCAGGCCAAGGCTCGTGTAAATGCGCTCAAGCTCGGCTATTGGCGCGCGGTCGAGATCGGCATAGGCAACGTCCACGCGTTGCGACGCGGGAATGGACGGCCACTCGGTGTCAATCAACCCCATGATGCGCTCATAAACCGACAGCACCACTTCATCAATATGCACATGCCCATAGGGCTGCAACGCCAGTTGCTTGAACAGCTTGGCGTAAAAGTTTCTCATGCTCTCAAACACTTCATAGGGGTTGCGCTGAATGTGGATAAACAGCGCATCCGGATAGAGTTTATGCAGCATCGCAACGCGGCTTGTGTAAACCGGGTTTTTTATCAGCAGGCGTTTGCGGCCCTGTTGCAGCCACAGCTTGCGCAGAAAATACGTGAATGTTTCCTGCCACTCGGCAACCTCATCCTCCGTACACCCCTCAAAAAACAGGCCGCGTTTGAGATGATGGTCAAAAGCACGCGGAAAATAAATGCCGTGATAAAAAGACAGCGGCGACATGTTGGCCAGCGCAATCTCGTCTTCCTGCGGCGAATCCGGCTTGACGGGAATATTGTCAATGTACCGGGTCTCAGGCAGCGCTCGGTCAATCACCGGCTTGAGCGCACGGCCCAGCAGCAGCATGTCCCACGGCAGGCCTGTGGCCACCGGCGGTACAAAACCAAAATCATCCTGCACCATCAGATTATACAAATGCGTGGTGCCGCTGCGCCAGTGGCCGACAATGAAAACCGGCGGTGGCATCTCACCGGACGTCGCAAGCCGTGCCCGCGTATATCCGCGTTCAATCAGCGACAACGGCGTGCGCCCGACAACTGCCGCCATCAGCCCCGCAACCTCTGCCCACGACGACGCAGGTAGCGCACCACTTTGTGACAGCACCCGCGCGAACGTTTTGAAATTACTACCGGTGAGCGGATGCATGGGCTAAGGGCCGCCTGCCACTATCTGTGCGGATTTTTTCCGCAATGCATCTGCCACAGCCTGCGCACTCTGGCGCGCCAGCGACGACAGCTCCGAGCGGCGGCGTGCAGCCTCGCTGACGCCGTCATACAGAACATCCGTGATGCCCACCTCGCCGCTTTGCGAGGCAACCACCACATAGCTCAACTGCACCGGGTCGCCCGAACTGCGGTTGAGCAACGTATTCACAATAAGCGCCGTGCCGGGGCCAGGCTCCACGTCGCCGCTTTCAAAACTTATGGGCAAGGGTTTGGCAAACCGGCTGACATAGTTGGCCACCACGAAGCTGCGATATGCGTCAACAACCAGTGCCTGTTCCGCTTCGTCATAGCCCCGATACGTCGAGGGGCCGATGGACTGCGCGGTCAGGCCAGGGAGGAAATACGTCGTATCCACCACACTGCCGATAAACTCGGCAGAGCCCCCAGTTCCCAACGTCTGACCGTTTGCCATAAGCTGCTCAAGCCCCGCATGAAGGGCCTCGACTTTGGCAACGGCGTCCGCCGGGTCAACCTGTGCTTTGGCCGGCATGGCCAGAACAGCAAGAACCAGCATGATGCCCGCCACAAAACGGGCGCAACTTGTGAGCAAAGAGTGGAGGTTGTGGGTCCAGGGCATTGCGTTGATCCGTTCGCAGTTGCTGTTACATACAAGGCGCGCGTCGGCATACAGGCTACGACTGTTTCCCGCCGTCATCTATCGTCTCACATGAGCATGTACCATAGCTGAATGTCACGATTCCTTGCCACCATTGTGGGTGCCATCACCCGCCACCCCCGCACAACCCTTGTGGGGCTGCTGCTTGTCACACTTCTGGCTGCATGGTTTGCGGTCACTCACTTTCGTGTGAATGCGGATCAGGCATCATTGATTGCACCCAACGCTGAGTTTCAGGTGCGGTTTGACGCGTTTCGCGAGGCGTTCCCGGCTTACAAGCGCACGACCCTTGTGGTGGTTGAAGCCGCATCCCGCAGCGCCGCGCGCAGCGGCGCCATTGACCTGGCGCAGGCGCTCGCCACCCGCGATGACCTGTACCGCGATGTGTTCACCACCGCCGCATCGCCTTTTTTTCAGACCAACGGCCTGCTCTACCTCGATACGCCTGACATAGCCGCACAACTGGATGCCGTCGTCGAGGCCCAGCCCGGCATCGCCATCGCCACCGATGAAAAAGGCCTTGGCGGGCTTCTGACACTGCTGCGTCAGGGCACAACCCAGCTTGACGAGACCGGCAACGTGAACCCGGCCCTGCTGACGCTGGCCCGCGACCTGACCCGTGCCGCAACAGCCTTTGCCGCTGACGACAACGCTCCCATACGCCTGTCGCTGGGCACCGCGCAGGCAGGTACCGAGACCGCGATTGAACTCATCACCATCCAGATCCGCGAAGACGCAACCGACTTTCTGTCGCCCCGCGCCAAGCTTGACGTGATCCGCCAGACCGCAACTGATCTGGGACTGACGCCCGAAGCCGGATATCGGATTCGCCTCACCGGCAACATTCCCCTGTCGGTGGAGGAACTGACCCAGGTGCGCGACAGCCTGGGCCTGGCGGGCGCCCTATCATTTGCCATGCTGGCAATCGTGCTGGGCTTCGGTGTGCGGTCAGCGCGTATCGTCTCGGTACTGGTGCTGACGCTCGTGCTCGGCGGCGTATGGTCCATGGCGTGGGCGATGCTGAGCATCGGCGAGGTCAACCTGCTGTCAGCCAGCTTTGCCATTCTGTTTGTCGGGCTGGGCATCGACTTCGCCATCCACCTTGCCTTGCGCGCACAGGAGGATGTGGAGGCAGGCATGGGCACGCCGGAGGCCCTCACGGCAGCCGCTGGTGACGTCGGCCCTGCCATCGCGCTGGGCGCGCTGACGTCGGCCATCGGCTTTCTGGCGTTTCTGCCGACCGACTATAAGGGCTTTGCTGATCTGGGTGTTATTGCCGGAGGCGGTATGGCGCTGGCTTTCATTGCGGCCATCACGGTTATTCCGGCGAGCCTTGCCGCAGGCGGCGTGCCGCACCAGCGCCGCGCCGGGGAAAAGTTTTCAGCCGTTACCGCCGGTGTGTTTGCGGTGGTGGAGCGCCACGCCCGAACCATTGTTATTGCCGCCATCGCCATCGGGCTTGCCTCTGCTGCTATCGCCACCCGTGCCAGCTTTGATTTTTCAACGCTCGCGCTCAAGAATGCTCAATCGGAACCAATCGAGGCGCTGGCCGACCTGCAACAACGAGGGCTGGTAACAGACTATGCCGCCTACGTGGTTGTGCCGTCGCTGGAAGAGGTTGACCCGATAGCACAACGTCTCACCGCGCTGCCTACAGTCGCAAGTGTGCGCACAGCCGCGGGGCTCATTCCCGCCGACCAATCCGAAAAACTTCTGTTGATAGAAGATGCCGCCTTTTTGTTGTTTCCCCTCAAAGCCAAACTGAATGCTCCCGCCGCACCCGTGCCTGCCGATCTTTCACTG
The window above is part of the Pyruvatibacter sp. genome. Proteins encoded here:
- a CDS encoding sulfotransferase gives rise to the protein MHPLTGSNFKTFARVLSQSGALPASSWAEVAGLMAAVVGRTPLSLIERGYTRARLATSGEMPPPVFIVGHWRSGTTHLYNLMVQDDFGFVPPVATGLPWDMLLLGRALKPVIDRALPETRYIDNIPVKPDSPQEDEIALANMSPLSFYHGIYFPRAFDHHLKRGLFFEGCTEDEVAEWQETFTYFLRKLWLQQGRKRLLIKNPVYTSRVAMLHKLYPDALFIHIQRNPYEVFESMRNFYAKLFKQLALQPYGHVHIDEVVLSVYERIMGLIDTEWPSIPASQRVDVAYADLDRAPIAELERIYTSLGLPGFDAVRPRFEAYLRSVSGFRKNKFDYSDTSAKLVEARLGVYLQRGQYTRPGLNAE
- a CDS encoding ABC transporter substrate-binding protein, with the translated sequence MPWTHNLHSLLTSCARFVAGIMLVLAVLAMPAKAQVDPADAVAKVEALHAGLEQLMANGQTLGTGGSAEFIGSVVDTTYFLPGLTAQSIGPSTYRGYDEAEQALVVDAYRSFVVANYVSRFAKPLPISFESGDVEPGPGTALIVNTLLNRSSGDPVQLSYVVVASQSGEVGITDVLYDGVSEAARRRSELSSLARQSAQAVADALRKKSAQIVAGGP
- a CDS encoding MMPL family transporter, translated to MSRFLATIVGAITRHPRTTLVGLLLVTLLAAWFAVTHFRVNADQASLIAPNAEFQVRFDAFREAFPAYKRTTLVVVEAASRSAARSGAIDLAQALATRDDLYRDVFTTAASPFFQTNGLLYLDTPDIAAQLDAVVEAQPGIAIATDEKGLGGLLTLLRQGTTQLDETGNVNPALLTLARDLTRAATAFAADDNAPIRLSLGTAQAGTETAIELITIQIREDATDFLSPRAKLDVIRQTATDLGLTPEAGYRIRLTGNIPLSVEELTQVRDSLGLAGALSFAMLAIVLGFGVRSARIVSVLVLTLVLGGVWSMAWAMLSIGEVNLLSASFAILFVGLGIDFAIHLALRAQEDVEAGMGTPEALTAAAGDVGPAIALGALTSAIGFLAFLPTDYKGFADLGVIAGGGMALAFIAAITVIPASLAAGGVPHQRRAGEKFSAVTAGVFAVVERHARTIVIAAIAIGLASAAIATRASFDFSTLALKNAQSEPIEALADLQQRGLVTDYAAYVVVPSLEEVDPIAQRLTALPTVASVRTAAGLIPADQSEKLLLIEDAAFLLFPLKAKLNAPAAPVPADLSLSAPDTTDAQTRTAYAMLEAALAALPSDALIQFNARVAAQVTRELEMLLAVLDARPVTSLDQVPPEILDRYISPSGAALVIGLPAGDVTRTSELNAFVRDVKSAFPDSTGRAVVEATVGDIVVNAFITALVLALSAVTIIIFMATRSLADTALILMPLLLAALATTATGVLIGMPFNQANIIVLPLIMGLGVDNGIHVLMRYRQDGSLDRLMTSSTPRAIILSTLTTIGAFGALGISVHAGTASIGILLTIAMVFLLIATVFVLPAALSLRHPRSHAHPAA